One genomic segment of Arthrobacter sp. Marseille-P9274 includes these proteins:
- the miaB gene encoding tRNA (N6-isopentenyl adenosine(37)-C2)-methylthiotransferase MiaB: protein MSVTFPAPDPTVSSADGRTYQVRTFGCQMNVHDSERLAGLLENAGLVEATDGQADVVVFNTCAVRENADNKLYGNLGQLAPVKERRPGMQIAVGGCLAQKDRETILRKAPWVDVVFGTHNVGSLPALLERARHNNEAQLEILESLDVFPSTLPTKRDAVYSGWVSISVGCNNTCTFCIVPSLRGKERDRRPGDILAEVQALVDDGAIEVTLLGQNVNSYGVEFGDRGAFAKLLRACGNIAGLERVRFTSPHPAAFTDDVIEAMAETPNVMPQLHMPLQSGSDKVLKDMRRSYRSKKFLGILDKVRDRIPHAAISTDIIVGFPGETEEDFQATLDVVEQSRFATAFTFQYSKRPGTPAADLPEQLPKSVVQERYERLIALQDRISAEENAKQVGTQVEVLVTAQQGRKASETHRLSGRSRDQRLVHFSVPDGAAVPRPGDLVTVTVTEAAPFHLIADPVPADYSVRRSRAGDAWDRSQADSCAAPAPGTTAGGKAVSLGMPALPVRG from the coding sequence GTGAGCGTGACCTTCCCTGCCCCCGATCCGACTGTTTCAAGTGCCGACGGGCGCACCTACCAGGTGCGCACCTTCGGCTGCCAGATGAACGTGCACGATTCCGAGCGCCTGGCCGGACTCCTGGAAAACGCCGGCCTGGTCGAAGCGACGGACGGGCAGGCGGACGTCGTCGTCTTCAACACGTGTGCGGTGCGGGAAAACGCCGACAACAAGCTGTACGGCAACCTGGGACAGCTGGCGCCGGTGAAGGAACGCCGTCCCGGGATGCAGATTGCGGTGGGCGGCTGCCTGGCGCAGAAGGACCGCGAGACCATCCTGCGGAAGGCGCCCTGGGTCGACGTCGTCTTCGGCACCCACAACGTGGGCTCGCTGCCGGCGCTCCTTGAGCGTGCGCGCCATAACAACGAAGCCCAACTGGAGATCCTCGAATCGCTCGATGTCTTTCCCTCCACCCTGCCCACCAAGCGCGACGCCGTGTATTCGGGCTGGGTGTCCATCTCCGTCGGCTGCAACAACACCTGCACCTTCTGCATTGTTCCCTCGCTCCGGGGCAAGGAACGGGACCGGCGGCCGGGAGACATCCTGGCCGAGGTCCAGGCCCTGGTGGACGACGGCGCCATCGAAGTGACCCTCTTGGGCCAGAACGTGAACTCATACGGCGTGGAATTCGGCGATCGGGGAGCCTTCGCCAAACTGCTGCGCGCGTGCGGGAACATTGCCGGCCTTGAGCGCGTCCGCTTCACCAGCCCGCACCCGGCCGCCTTTACCGACGATGTCATCGAGGCGATGGCCGAAACGCCCAACGTCATGCCCCAACTGCACATGCCGCTGCAGTCCGGCTCTGACAAAGTCCTCAAGGACATGCGCCGCTCCTACCGCTCCAAAAAGTTCCTGGGCATCCTGGACAAGGTCCGCGATCGCATTCCGCACGCCGCCATCTCCACCGACATCATCGTGGGTTTCCCAGGCGAGACCGAGGAAGATTTCCAGGCAACGCTCGACGTCGTCGAACAGTCACGGTTCGCCACGGCGTTCACTTTCCAGTACTCCAAGCGGCCCGGAACTCCTGCCGCCGACCTGCCGGAGCAGCTGCCCAAGTCCGTCGTGCAGGAGCGGTACGAGCGGCTGATCGCCCTGCAGGACCGGATCTCCGCCGAAGAGAACGCCAAGCAGGTCGGCACGCAGGTCGAGGTGCTGGTTACCGCGCAGCAGGGGCGCAAGGCCAGTGAGACACACCGGCTCTCCGGCCGATCGCGGGACCAGCGGCTGGTCCATTTCTCGGTGCCGGACGGAGCGGCAGTGCCGCGCCCCGGCGACCTGGTCACCGTAACGGTGACCGAGGCCGCACCGTTCCACCTCATCGCCGACCCGGTGCCAGCAGACTACTCGGTCCGCCGTTCGCGGGCGGGGGACGCGTGGGACCGGTCGCAGGCAGACTCCTGTGCCGCGCCGGCGCCGGGAACGACGGCGGGCGGCAAGGCGGTTTCGCTCGGCATGCCGGCGCTGCCCGTGCGCGGCTGA